The following are encoded together in the Tripterygium wilfordii isolate XIE 37 chromosome 18, ASM1340144v1, whole genome shotgun sequence genome:
- the LOC119984143 gene encoding uncharacterized protein LOC119984143 isoform X1 codes for MAAAEARAIWQRTANRCFVQEDAKRAPKLACCQSSSSKQVDPGPKNVADAPDLPALSSMSLNRNSSYTNLPLDTKWWLQMQPSYGYQKGLTYEQLKAMESEMERLRDDILNSSSGVDKAKPANDHNSTELDCNTNGECCHNVHYEISADPEVKKAEVRTSHSKDVQDIFGLRYPSENHESMEMDPFGFAGQKKIDEYCNDLESPCVGEQQTEPWWLKTGKDELATLVAQKSLNYIENCDLPPPQKMQIRGYQCSATVSVDCNGTSSVDSNCENISTKIFHAQTYSGSGKTHRRERNSVEERQSDTSFSCNLRDSYGINCKDSKGMQQTCENDLRKAQLLEALCHSQTRAREAEEVAKQACAEKEHIIRLIFRQASQLFAYKQWFELLQLEDLYYQIKKKDPQTTLFPVAFPWMPYKARKLRKCKRRSAKGKRYKAGIAQVDLSKYAVAFVLGLSLVGAGLFLGWTIGWMLPF; via the exons ATGGCTGCAGCAGAAGCAAGGGCTATTTGGCAGAGAACAGCCAATCGATGTTTTGTCCAAGAAGATGCCAAAAGAGCCCCCAAGTTAGCTTGTtgtcaatcatcatcatcaaaacaagTTGATCCAGGACCCAAAAATGTGGCAGATGCACCTGATCTTCCGGCCCTTTCTTCCATGTCTCTCAACAGAAACTCATCATATACCAATCTGCCCCTTGACACAAAATGGTGGCTTCAGATGCAGCCTAGCTATGGGTACCAAAAAGGTCTAACATATGAACAGTTAAAGGCCATGGAGTCAGAGATGGAAAGATTAAGAGATGACATTTTGAATTCATCCTCTGGAGTTGACAAGGCCAAGCCAGCCAATGATCACAATAGTACAGAGCTTGATTGCAACACGAACGGTGAGTGCTGTCATAATGTGCATTATGAGATCTCTGCTGATCCTGAAGTTAAAAAGGCAGAGGTTAGGACTTCACACAGTAAGGATGTCCAGGACATTTTTGGGCTGAGGTACCCCAGCGAAAACCATGAATCAATGGAGATGGATCCTTTTGGATTCGCTGGACAGAAAAAAATTGATGAGTATTGTAATGATCTGGAATCTCCTTGCGTTGGGGAACAGCAGACCGAACCCTGGTGGCTTAAAACAGGTAAAGACGAATTAGCCACCTTAGTTGCTCAAAAGTCACTCaactatatagaaaattgtgatCTTCCGCCACCTCAGAAGATGCAAATAAGAGGATATCAGTGCAGTGCTACTGTATCTGTTGACTGCAATGGAACTTCATCTGTTGATAGTAATTGTGAAAACATCTCCACTAAGATCTTTCATGCTCAGACCTACTCAGGCTCTGGAAAAACACATAGACGAGAAAGGAATTCAGTTGAGGAAAGGCAATCTGACACATCATTCAG CTGCAATCTCAGGGACAGTTATGGTATAAACTGTAAGGACTCAAAGGGTATGCAACAAACCTGTGAGAACGATCTTCGCAAGGCTCAGTTGCTAGAAGCACTATGTCATTCTCAGACACGTGCAAGGGAAGCTGAGGAGGTTGCCAAACAAGCCTGTGCTGAGAAAGAGCACATAATTAGGCTTATCTTCAGACAAGCTTCGCAACTTTTTGCTTATAAACAGTGGTTTGAATTGCTGCAGCTTGAAGACCTTTATtaccaaatcaagaaaaaagaCCCACAGACCACTCTCTTCCCTGTGGCCTTTCCATGGATGCCTTACAAAGCAAGGAAATTACGGAAGTGCAAGCGTAGGTCTGCCAAGGGCAAGCGGTACAAGGCAGGCATCGCTCAAGTCGATCTATCAAAGTATGCTGTTGCTTTTGTTCTGGGGTTGAGTCTTGTTGGTGCTGGATTATTCCTTGGATGGACCATTGGATGGATGCTACCTTTCTAG
- the LOC119984143 gene encoding uncharacterized protein LOC119984143 isoform X2 codes for MAAAEARAIWQRTANRCFVQEDAKRAPKLACCQSSSSKQVDPGPKNVADAPDLPALSSMSLNRNSSYTNLPLDTKWWLQMQPSYGYQKGLTYEQLKAMESEMERLRDDILNSSSGVDKAKPANDHNSTELDCNTNGECCHNVHYEISADPEVKKAEVRTSHSKDVQDIFGLRYPSENHESMEMDPFGFAGQKKIDEYCNDLESPCVGEQQTEPWWLKTGKDELATLVAQKSLNYIENCDLPPPQKMQIRGYQCSATVSVDCNGTSSVDSNCENISTKIFHAQTYSGSGKTHRRERNSVEERQSDTSFRDSYGINCKDSKGMQQTCENDLRKAQLLEALCHSQTRAREAEEVAKQACAEKEHIIRLIFRQASQLFAYKQWFELLQLEDLYYQIKKKDPQTTLFPVAFPWMPYKARKLRKCKRRSAKGKRYKAGIAQVDLSKYAVAFVLGLSLVGAGLFLGWTIGWMLPF; via the exons ATGGCTGCAGCAGAAGCAAGGGCTATTTGGCAGAGAACAGCCAATCGATGTTTTGTCCAAGAAGATGCCAAAAGAGCCCCCAAGTTAGCTTGTtgtcaatcatcatcatcaaaacaagTTGATCCAGGACCCAAAAATGTGGCAGATGCACCTGATCTTCCGGCCCTTTCTTCCATGTCTCTCAACAGAAACTCATCATATACCAATCTGCCCCTTGACACAAAATGGTGGCTTCAGATGCAGCCTAGCTATGGGTACCAAAAAGGTCTAACATATGAACAGTTAAAGGCCATGGAGTCAGAGATGGAAAGATTAAGAGATGACATTTTGAATTCATCCTCTGGAGTTGACAAGGCCAAGCCAGCCAATGATCACAATAGTACAGAGCTTGATTGCAACACGAACGGTGAGTGCTGTCATAATGTGCATTATGAGATCTCTGCTGATCCTGAAGTTAAAAAGGCAGAGGTTAGGACTTCACACAGTAAGGATGTCCAGGACATTTTTGGGCTGAGGTACCCCAGCGAAAACCATGAATCAATGGAGATGGATCCTTTTGGATTCGCTGGACAGAAAAAAATTGATGAGTATTGTAATGATCTGGAATCTCCTTGCGTTGGGGAACAGCAGACCGAACCCTGGTGGCTTAAAACAGGTAAAGACGAATTAGCCACCTTAGTTGCTCAAAAGTCACTCaactatatagaaaattgtgatCTTCCGCCACCTCAGAAGATGCAAATAAGAGGATATCAGTGCAGTGCTACTGTATCTGTTGACTGCAATGGAACTTCATCTGTTGATAGTAATTGTGAAAACATCTCCACTAAGATCTTTCATGCTCAGACCTACTCAGGCTCTGGAAAAACACATAGACGAGAAAGGAATTCAGTTGAGGAAAGGCAATCTGACACATCATTCAG GGACAGTTATGGTATAAACTGTAAGGACTCAAAGGGTATGCAACAAACCTGTGAGAACGATCTTCGCAAGGCTCAGTTGCTAGAAGCACTATGTCATTCTCAGACACGTGCAAGGGAAGCTGAGGAGGTTGCCAAACAAGCCTGTGCTGAGAAAGAGCACATAATTAGGCTTATCTTCAGACAAGCTTCGCAACTTTTTGCTTATAAACAGTGGTTTGAATTGCTGCAGCTTGAAGACCTTTATtaccaaatcaagaaaaaagaCCCACAGACCACTCTCTTCCCTGTGGCCTTTCCATGGATGCCTTACAAAGCAAGGAAATTACGGAAGTGCAAGCGTAGGTCTGCCAAGGGCAAGCGGTACAAGGCAGGCATCGCTCAAGTCGATCTATCAAAGTATGCTGTTGCTTTTGTTCTGGGGTTGAGTCTTGTTGGTGCTGGATTATTCCTTGGATGGACCATTGGATGGATGCTACCTTTCTAG